The sequence below is a genomic window from Lolium perenne isolate Kyuss_39 chromosome 4, Kyuss_2.0, whole genome shotgun sequence.
CTGATTTTGAGCGTCAGATCCACTTGTAGGTTGACTCTAGAGCGAGGCATCAATGTTGTAGATGGCGTAGCGTTACACAACATCATGCACTAGCATCGTATAAGAGCCCCCCGAGACGAGTCGGTGAAGAAAGGCGAAGTCTTCCCACCCGTTGGAGGTTCTCCTCCTAAGTTGAAGGTGGTGGGAACAACAGAGACAAATCTCGTAGTTTCTGTGGCATTGAGCCATCCCCACCCATTGAGGTCCTCCTCCGAGTCGATGCGGCAATCCATGCTTCCTACAATTTTGTGAGTTTTGGTTTTGGGTTGTTTGgtttgatgaagattggtggatcgaAACGTACACTAATGGTAACTTGATTCGTTTTTTGCTGAATTCAAAATTTAAACATTGCTCCTTCTCACAACGTTGCTGAATTCAAAATTTAAACATTGCTCCTTCTCACAACGAATGGAGTCTCAACCACATTTCTGTTTACACACTTTGGTGCCACTTATAaccccatgtcagatgcattccGGTTATCAATATACGTCTACCCCGTTGTTTTCAGAACTAGTAGTGTTCAaagattacatttataacttaatGGAAGGTTTAGTGCTATTGCCACAGTCAGACAAGAAAAATAATAGTACCAACAGTAATAATCACCCATATATATGTTGCATGTGTGTAATAATAATACAAGTACAAAATACACTTCAAGATTGGTGCGCCAGCTTGGGTTAATCTTAGACTGCCTATGTACGATTGATGGATTCGCAACGAGTATTTCTGCTATCTGAAGGGGGATGAAGCATGGGAGGGTTGACAGGTCGGCACAAACAAACACTCCTTCGGATTCTGGACCTCACATTTGCTTGCTGATTATGTTTCACCTTGGATTTGCGTGCCCAACACAATGTCATGGAAGAACCTAAAATAGGAAGCGTCAGATAATTAGTGTAGGACATAAGTATGTGATCACATATAAACGAACTTCAACTTTGAATAAGACTAACATGATCATATGGCAACACAGAGGTGAGACAGTGAGAGAAACATGTACTGCAATGCAACACACAAGAACACAGTTACATGTCCGATTAACTTGCTGTTTCAGGTGCATAAACATAGACTAAGGGCAGAATCAGTACCTCATGATTTAACATATGTTGGTGAACTATACGAACTTCTAACATCCATTTCTGCAATACCACTAATAACATGCCAGCAATAGGTGTATTTGATGGAAAATGTTGCTTACAAAAAAAAACATAATTTTTTTTGTACGCCAGAGCTAGCTTCTAAAGCAACGCTGTATATTTCAGGTTGGAGGTACTATTACTATTTAGGGCAAGGAGATTGTACAAATCTTCAACACCGACGAAGCTTAATGTGAACTATCACTGATTTGTTTCCTCCCCTGTGTAGAAACTAGTATAAATAAAACTGCATCACCTCATAATTACCAAAACACCTGAGGCAACTCCCAAGTTCCTAAAATATAATCTCGTCATCATTGAATGGTTCCCTCCTTAAGTAGAGGACTGTAGTGTCAGCTAAAACCCTGACAGTATTACGTGTTTGGAGGTAAAAGTTGTCAAAACTTAATTAAGCAATTTTCATGAAATATTTGAGCTTTATGGCTTGTGCACACACCCTCAGATTTTATTCCACCTGCAGTGCTTTTTCAGCTCAGTTGGGTACTGGTTACAGTTGGGCATCATGAAACCAAAATCCAGGAGTATGCGCCCTGAACCATAAAACTGAGGCTCTTCTGCACCGTTTTACTTGttctttttctctctctctctctctccttgttttggtttccttatgtttccattGGGTTTaatatctagcctaccccaacttgcttgggaaaaaggcTTAGAAGTTGTTGTATGCGCCCCGAGCCATAAAACTGAGGCTCTTCTGCATCTAAGACCAGACAACATGGGTTTTAATCAATTGGATAAACCATGATATAAATTTGGCATATGCTACTAGTTGTGTGTGAGTGTAAACAACATACCTTAACAAGCTTCGTCCTAGATCAGAAATGTCACCGCCACGCAGAAGATACGACCAGCTTTCTGTTCTTCCATCCAAGATAAAGAACACCATCTTTCTCCTCTAGATTGTAGTTAATGTGGTAATTGTCACTTAACAAATCTCTGATAGTATTGTTCACCAATGCACTTAGTGGGTATGGTCTATACCCAGCCATTGCAAGCCTGGACCGCCACTTTCCAAAAGGCTCATGCCTCTCCACTCTTTCTGCACCTTCACATGCAACTATATTGACAATATCTCTTGCAACACAGTGCTGCTCAGTGCTCATCCGCTTCTTGTCATCCCTCTGGCAAGCAACATCTATTGCCTCGAACATGGCTATGTAGTAGTCAAGGGTCTCCATGTATCTACTGAAGAATGGGGCAGTGTTTGTGTTTGCCTCCTGCTCTACAAGAGTAACTACCCTAGGAGAAAGGCTTTTAACCATTCTCAATATCCTATCCCGGTGGTTTTCTGTGCAGACACTCTCATCAGGAGTATGATGCAGCTGATAAGCAAAGTTGACAGCAATAGCCTCCCCGTATCTTATACCAAGATGTTCAAGTGTGACCTCATGACTAGCTGCGTGTACGGCATTGAACTCGAAGGGCAGACGACATGACTGAGCAATGCTGCATAACCTCCGTCCAACTATATCCAGTCCTCCCCCCCGGGCATAAGCCGAATCTGAGTCATCTATACCAGTAATTTTTAGGCATGGTGGTCCATCAGGCCTCATAGCAAAGGCCTGTATCATAGTTTCCCACTGGCTCCCTTGAGCGATTTGGAAATCGATGATGTGAATAAAGTTCTCACCCTTAACAGCCTCGGCTATAGCACCATTGGCAGACATGTAACCAAATTTCAAGAATGGACAGATATCATAGAGAAGGCGCATGTAGGACATAAGCTCTGAATTCGTAGGTTGAGGTTCCTTACACTTCAGAGATTTATACAAGGTATGTCCAGTGGACAACCGCCTGGCAACAAGGCCTTCCAACATATAAGCTCCCAGTCGTTGCATTGGTTCTCCAGAGACGGAAACCATCTTCTCTAACTCTGATATCAGTAAGTCCTTACGACAATGATTCTCATCAACAGCCTTACCACATGCTACAATTACCTGCTTCAAGTCTCCAGAATTAACTCCCAGAAGATCTCTCCAGTTACTTTGGTCTAATGCGGTGCCAATTAGGGAGCTTTCGGAGCTAACTATGTCTGACTCGGATCCATACATTGCATTTTCTAGCTCCTGAAGTGTTGTAAATTTCAAACTTGGAACCTCAGTAATGCACGAAGCACTTGCAGGGGAATCATGTGAGTGGTCCGAGTGTCTATCATGCTGAGAAATGTGGCTCCTACTTAGGCACTGAGGAGATGTAGAGGTATGGACAGGATAAACACAATTGGCTGACGAAGAATCCAGAGTGCAGTACCGTTGTTGAAACATCTCGACCTTGGAATTGCTGTTCTGCGAACCACCATCAGAGGACCTGTAGTGAAGATCCACATGATTTTGCTGCACATAGCAAGTACTATTTCTCCCCACGTGCATTGAACTGTTGTAGTATGGTATTTGAGAATTGTCTGGATATCTGTATGACCGGTTAGATGCCTGCATTGACATATTTTCCAACCTTGTTGAGGTGATCTATTTGTTGGAATGCAAAGAGAAGTTGTACCCCACGATTAACTGGAA
It includes:
- the LOC127297078 gene encoding scarecrow-like protein 21 → MSMQASNRSYRYPDNSQIPYYNSSMHVGRNSTCYVQQNHVDLHYRSSDGGSQNSNSKVEMFQQRYCTLDSSSANCVYPVHTSTSPQCLSRSHISQHDRHSDHSHDSPASASCITEVPSLKFTTLQELENAMYGSESDIVSSESSLIGTALDQSNWRDLLGVNSGDLKQVIVACGKAVDENHCRKDLLISELEKMVSVSGEPMQRLGAYMLEGLVARRLSTGHTLYKSLKCKEPQPTNSELMSYMRLLYDICPFLKFGYMSANGAIAEAVKGENFIHIIDFQIAQGSQWETMIQAFAMRPDGPPCLKITGIDDSDSAYARGGGLDIVGRRLCSIAQSCRLPFEFNAVHAASHEVTLEHLGIRYGEAIAVNFAYQLHHTPDESVCTENHRDRILRMVKSLSPRVVTLVEQEANTNTAPFFSRYMETLDYYIAMFEAIDVACQRDDKKRMSTEQHCVARDIVNIVACEGAERVERHEPFGKWRSRLAMAGYRPYPLSALVNNTIRDLLSDNYHINYNLEEKDGVLYLGWKNRKLVVSSAWR